One window of the Candidatus Methylacidithermus pantelleriae genome contains the following:
- a CDS encoding beta-ketoacyl-ACP synthase III has translation MNKDMDLGSMCSPLPRSASVISTGLYLPTRVLSNHELEKMVDTTDEWIRSRTGIRERRIASDKETPSFMGARAAEMALREAQLLPTDIDLLLVATTTPDTVFPSTACHIQRELGARHIPAFDIQAACSGFLYAMFLAGQCIATGAYETILVVGTEKLSTILDWEDRNTCVLFGDGAGAVIMRHCKGKRGILSFELGADGSLGDLLTVPGGGARLPLRPDNIHQKLHYIRMDGRKVFRQAIEAMDRCAKLCLKKAGIRPSDLSCIFPHQANIRIIEALAQRLELPLDAFHVHVERYGNTSAACIPIALHEASHSGRIRSGDLLLLVAFGAGLTWAGIVLEW, from the coding sequence ATGAACAAGGACATGGACCTAGGCTCGATGTGCTCTCCCCTGCCTCGTAGCGCTTCTGTGATCAGCACTGGGCTTTACTTGCCCACTCGGGTGCTTTCGAATCACGAGCTTGAGAAGATGGTGGACACAACGGATGAATGGATTCGTTCTCGTACAGGAATCCGGGAGCGAAGAATCGCTTCTGACAAAGAAACCCCCTCCTTCATGGGGGCACGAGCCGCCGAAATGGCCTTGCGGGAAGCTCAGCTCCTCCCTACAGATATCGATCTTCTTTTGGTAGCCACCACCACACCGGACACCGTCTTCCCTTCTACAGCCTGTCACATCCAGCGCGAACTTGGTGCCCGGCATATCCCCGCTTTTGATATCCAGGCAGCTTGCTCCGGTTTTCTGTATGCCATGTTCTTAGCAGGCCAGTGCATCGCTACGGGAGCCTACGAGACCATCCTGGTGGTGGGAACAGAAAAACTTTCCACCATACTGGATTGGGAAGACCGCAATACGTGCGTCCTTTTTGGAGACGGAGCCGGGGCTGTCATCATGCGGCATTGTAAAGGGAAGCGTGGGATTCTCTCCTTTGAATTGGGAGCTGATGGCTCATTGGGAGACCTTTTAACGGTTCCGGGAGGCGGCGCACGGCTGCCCTTACGACCCGATAATATCCATCAAAAGCTCCATTATATTCGAATGGACGGCCGGAAAGTCTTCCGTCAGGCCATTGAAGCCATGGATCGATGTGCTAAGCTATGCTTAAAGAAAGCAGGGATCCGACCTAGTGATCTTTCCTGTATTTTCCCTCACCAAGCTAATATTCGCATCATTGAAGCGCTCGCCCAGCGATTAGAGCTTCCTTTGGATGCCTTCCATGTCCATGTTGAGCGCTATGGCAATACCTCAGCTGCGTGCATCCCAATCGCGTTACATGAAGCCTCGCACAGCGGAAGAATCCGAAGCGGTGATCTTCTACTCCTCGTGGCCTTCGGCGCTGGCCTAACCTGGGCCGGTATTGTGCTGGAGTGGTAG
- the plsX gene encoding phosphate acyltransferase PlsX yields the protein MKIALDAMGGDYAPSSPVAGAVLALQEFPDLELLLVGDQTCLERELHRHSLAPWQDRVQVVHTSQVVAMGESGIESVRRKKDSSISRCVELVKNGAASALVSAGHTGATVAAATIKLRTLPGIDRPGIASVIPAEEHPFVLIDSGANVDAEPAELVAYAFMGSIYAEQILGIVRPRVALLSIGTEDLKGNELTREAFKLLTRSSLNFVGNIEGRDLFQRPVDVVVCDGFVGNVVLKTAEAAARAVMDWLKRELKRNVVRKMGAFLALGAFRTIRRKTDPDEYGGALLLGVNGTCIIAHGASSPKAIKNALRVARDSVKANVNGVIVEEVRKYHEQGHGPRLDVLSPAS from the coding sequence ATGAAAATTGCGCTCGACGCGATGGGAGGAGATTATGCTCCCTCCTCGCCCGTGGCAGGCGCAGTTTTAGCCCTTCAAGAATTTCCCGATCTTGAGCTTTTGCTTGTGGGCGACCAGACGTGTCTGGAACGGGAACTCCATCGTCATTCCCTTGCTCCATGGCAAGATCGGGTCCAGGTGGTCCATACATCTCAAGTGGTGGCGATGGGAGAAAGTGGGATTGAAAGCGTGCGCCGGAAAAAGGACTCGTCCATTAGTCGATGCGTCGAGCTGGTAAAAAACGGGGCGGCCTCTGCCCTTGTCTCTGCAGGTCACACAGGTGCAACAGTTGCCGCAGCAACCATCAAGCTTCGAACGCTGCCAGGCATCGATCGACCGGGGATTGCCAGTGTGATTCCGGCTGAGGAACACCCCTTTGTTCTTATCGACTCAGGAGCCAACGTCGATGCGGAACCAGCCGAGCTTGTGGCTTATGCGTTTATGGGGAGCATTTACGCAGAACAAATCCTTGGAATCGTGCGTCCCCGTGTCGCTCTTTTGAGCATCGGTACAGAAGATCTCAAAGGCAACGAGCTCACCCGAGAAGCTTTCAAGCTTTTGACCAGGAGCTCCCTAAACTTTGTGGGAAACATTGAAGGAAGAGACTTATTCCAACGACCGGTGGACGTTGTGGTATGTGACGGATTTGTGGGAAATGTGGTGTTGAAGACGGCGGAAGCTGCAGCACGGGCTGTCATGGACTGGCTCAAGCGCGAGTTAAAGAGGAATGTTGTACGAAAAATGGGGGCGTTTTTGGCACTGGGCGCGTTTCGGACGATCCGCCGCAAAACGGATCCGGATGAATACGGAGGTGCGCTGCTTTTGGGGGTAAATGGTACCTGCATTATTGCTCACGGCGCTTCCTCGCCGAAGGCCATCAAAAATGCGCTTCGTGTGGCTCGCGACAGCGTCAAAGCAAACGTCAACGGAGTAATCGTGGAGGAAGTGCGCAAATATCATGAACAAGGACATGGACCTAGGCTCGATGTGCTCTCCCCTGCCTCGTAG